From a single Paludibaculum fermentans genomic region:
- a CDS encoding HAD-IIIC family phosphatase: MKLIEALGILKKPNTAGRTFHLVLACSYTPLHLLTFLQAHLTLALAQRRVEVRTGLYGDIAGTLRQALAEPGDAVVIALEWPDLDPRLGIRQLAGWPPETLPEMAAEAGRRLALIGELATVIAAQSPVVVSLPGLPLAPVSFQPSRQQSPLEAALAVSLAHFSAELGAVAGVTILNPRELDRISPPAERHDVKAELASGFPYQMAHADALGGLLAQLAAPPEPKKGLITDLDDTLWRGILGDDGVAAIAWDQEHHAAAHGYYQQILQSLARSGVLVGVASKNSPAIVNEALARPDLVIGPADLFPVEAGWGPKSEAVARILQAWNIGAGSAVFIDDSPMELEEVGRAHPGLECILFPKQDAAAVYQLGYRLRELFGKSEVRQEDRIRSQSLRANQELHKAGGAADMETFLREAGAQLTLTWLQPPVEPRVLELINKTNQFNVNGRRYGDAEWRDYAARPETAVLVAEYRDKYGPLGKIAALAGTRQDNGFHIETWVLSCRAFSRRIEHHMLREIFDTHAVDQVTVAYQPTERNGPSGEFFATLLDAAPAGPFVLDREQFTARCPALYHARAVETAVKE, from the coding sequence ATGAAACTGATCGAAGCATTGGGCATCCTGAAAAAACCGAACACCGCTGGGCGCACCTTTCATCTCGTATTGGCCTGTAGTTACACGCCTTTACACCTTCTTACCTTCCTCCAGGCACACCTGACGCTGGCGCTGGCGCAACGCCGTGTGGAGGTGCGCACCGGCCTGTATGGCGACATCGCCGGGACCTTGCGCCAGGCGCTGGCGGAGCCGGGCGACGCGGTAGTGATCGCGCTGGAATGGCCCGACCTGGACCCGCGTCTGGGCATCCGCCAGTTGGCTGGATGGCCGCCCGAGACGCTGCCGGAGATGGCGGCCGAGGCGGGGCGCCGTTTGGCACTGATTGGCGAGCTGGCCACCGTCATTGCGGCCCAGTCGCCGGTGGTGGTGAGCCTGCCCGGCCTGCCGCTGGCGCCGGTGTCGTTTCAACCCAGCCGGCAACAGAGCCCGCTGGAAGCCGCGCTGGCCGTGAGCCTGGCTCATTTCAGCGCGGAACTCGGCGCCGTGGCGGGCGTCACGATCCTCAATCCGCGCGAACTGGACCGCATATCGCCGCCGGCGGAGCGGCACGACGTCAAGGCGGAGCTGGCCAGCGGCTTCCCTTATCAAATGGCCCACGCCGACGCGTTAGGCGGCCTGCTGGCGCAACTGGCGGCCCCGCCGGAGCCGAAAAAAGGGCTGATCACCGATCTCGACGACACATTGTGGCGCGGCATTCTCGGCGACGACGGTGTTGCGGCCATCGCCTGGGACCAGGAACACCACGCGGCGGCGCACGGCTACTACCAGCAGATTCTGCAGTCTCTCGCCCGTAGCGGCGTGCTGGTGGGCGTGGCGTCAAAGAACTCGCCCGCCATCGTGAACGAGGCGCTGGCCCGGCCGGACCTGGTGATCGGGCCAGCGGACCTGTTCCCCGTGGAAGCCGGCTGGGGACCCAAGTCCGAGGCCGTTGCCCGCATTTTGCAGGCCTGGAACATCGGCGCCGGCAGCGCCGTGTTCATCGACGACAGCCCGATGGAACTGGAAGAGGTGGGGCGGGCGCATCCGGGCCTGGAGTGCATCCTCTTTCCCAAGCAGGACGCCGCGGCGGTGTACCAACTGGGCTACCGCCTGCGCGAGCTGTTCGGCAAGAGCGAGGTCCGCCAGGAAGATCGCATCCGCAGCCAGAGCCTGCGCGCGAATCAGGAACTGCACAAGGCCGGCGGCGCGGCGGACATGGAGACGTTTCTGCGCGAGGCCGGGGCGCAACTGACGCTCACCTGGCTGCAGCCGCCGGTGGAGCCGCGGGTGTTGGAGTTGATCAACAAGACCAATCAATTCAACGTCAACGGCCGGCGCTATGGCGACGCCGAGTGGCGTGACTACGCAGCGCGGCCCGAGACAGCCGTGCTGGTGGCCGAGTACCGCGACAAATACGGCCCGCTGGGCAAGATCGCCGCCCTGGCCGGCACACGCCAGGACAACGGTTTTCACATCGAGACCTGGGTGCTGAGCTGCCGCGCGTTCTCGCGGCGCATCGAGCACCACATGCTGCGGGAGATCTTCGACACCCACGCCGTGGACCAGGTGACCGTGGCGTATCAGCCAACCGAGCGGAACGGGCCGTCGGGCGAGTTCTTCGCGACGCTGCTGGATGCTGCTCCGGCGGGCCCGTTTGTCCTGGACCGCGAGCAGTTCACGGCGCGCTGCCCGGCGCTTTACCACGCAAGGGCCGTGGAAACCGCGGTAAAAGAGTAG
- a CDS encoding polysaccharide deacetylase family protein — MSLPVLYLNYHEVRAEPSPYLYSLPVGEFDAQVQALLAPPAGSKARLGVTFDDGHRTQFEQALPVLARHGVPAIFFVTAGFTETGPDYMTWSQLREVAAAGHEVQAHGWVHRFMTHCSDAELDEELRRPKEAIEHHLGQVVDALSFPGGRYDARVLEACRRAGYRRVFTSVPWPPAWEEHGLQVFGRYGIQSRHTVATLAHLMRTGGRPSAAQRLAYSAKMMLRQAIGDERYHRLWCLLSHGEPGAEQNTGGR; from the coding sequence ATGAGCCTACCGGTGCTTTACCTGAACTATCACGAGGTGCGGGCGGAACCATCGCCGTATCTCTACAGCCTGCCGGTGGGCGAGTTTGACGCACAGGTGCAAGCCCTGCTGGCGCCGCCCGCGGGCAGCAAGGCCCGGCTGGGCGTTACGTTCGACGACGGCCACAGGACACAGTTTGAACAGGCGCTGCCCGTACTGGCGCGGCACGGCGTTCCGGCTATCTTCTTCGTCACGGCAGGTTTCACGGAGACGGGGCCCGACTACATGACATGGAGTCAACTGCGCGAGGTGGCCGCGGCCGGCCATGAAGTGCAGGCGCATGGCTGGGTCCACCGCTTTATGACCCACTGCAGCGATGCCGAGCTGGACGAGGAACTGCGCCGCCCGAAGGAGGCCATCGAACACCACCTTGGACAGGTGGTGGACGCGCTCTCATTCCCCGGCGGGCGTTACGATGCCCGCGTGCTGGAGGCCTGCCGCCGTGCGGGCTACCGGCGTGTGTTTACCTCCGTTCCGTGGCCGCCGGCCTGGGAAGAACATGGGTTGCAGGTGTTTGGGCGGTATGGGATCCAGAGCCGCCACACCGTCGCCACCCTGGCCCATCTGATGCGGACTGGCGGGCGTCCGTCCGCCGCTCAGCGGCTGGCCTATTCGGCTAAGATGATGCTGCGGCAGGCGATCGGCGATGAAAGGTATCACCGGCTGTGGTGCCTGTTGTCGCACGGCGAGCCGGGCGCCGAACAGAATACCGGCGGCCGGTAA
- a CDS encoding glycosyltransferase, which produces MRVVHLISSAGWYGAENVLVNLAAASRSLGCDAVAGVLCDARNPHTEVAERAEARGVPAEIFHCSGRMDAGAIGRLRGWLARTGVDIVHTHGYKANFYASAALFGRSMGWVTTCHTGTDQPETTPLLRVYDTINRFLLRRVERVVAVSPAIAAGLLAEGIDETRIATIGNGVDAARFELPHQPEGVPVVGIVGRLIREKGPYILLEAARRIIGEYPKTLFVFVGDGPERVELERAAAEAGLADNVQFAGERSDMPEVYASFDVFAQPSFSEGMPMTVLEAMAAGLPIVATSVGAIPSLLGESERGLLCPPGDAAALAGQILRILRDGDLAARLGAAARQHLRAHYSAEAMARQYLALYGELRRGHE; this is translated from the coding sequence ATGCGCGTGGTCCATCTCATCAGCAGTGCCGGATGGTACGGCGCCGAGAACGTTCTGGTCAACCTGGCGGCGGCCAGCCGCTCGCTGGGATGCGATGCCGTGGCCGGCGTGCTGTGCGATGCGCGGAATCCCCACACCGAAGTCGCCGAACGGGCGGAGGCGCGGGGCGTCCCGGCCGAGATCTTCCACTGCAGCGGACGGATGGATGCCGGCGCCATCGGCCGGCTGCGCGGCTGGCTGGCCCGAACAGGCGTCGATATCGTTCATACGCACGGATACAAGGCCAACTTTTACGCGTCCGCCGCGCTCTTTGGCCGTTCCATGGGCTGGGTGACCACGTGCCACACCGGCACGGATCAGCCGGAAACGACCCCGCTGCTGCGCGTCTACGACACCATCAACCGCTTCCTGTTGCGCCGCGTGGAGCGCGTGGTGGCCGTCTCACCGGCGATCGCGGCCGGGTTGCTCGCCGAGGGTATCGACGAGACCCGAATCGCCACCATCGGCAACGGCGTGGACGCGGCCCGCTTTGAGTTGCCGCATCAACCGGAGGGCGTGCCGGTGGTGGGCATCGTGGGCCGCCTGATCCGGGAGAAGGGGCCCTACATTCTGCTGGAGGCGGCGCGGCGAATCATCGGCGAATACCCGAAGACCCTCTTTGTCTTTGTAGGCGATGGACCCGAACGAGTAGAGCTGGAGCGGGCCGCGGCCGAGGCCGGCCTGGCGGACAATGTGCAGTTTGCCGGCGAGCGCAGCGACATGCCGGAAGTGTATGCCTCGTTTGACGTCTTCGCGCAGCCCTCCTTCAGCGAGGGCATGCCCATGACGGTGCTGGAGGCCATGGCCGCCGGGTTGCCCATCGTGGCCACCAGCGTGGGCGCCATCCCCAGCCTGCTGGGCGAGTCTGAGCGCGGCCTGTTGTGTCCGCCGGGCGACGCCGCTGCCCTGGCCGGGCAGATATTGCGAATCCTGCGGGATGGGGACCTGGCGGCGCGCCTGGGCGCCGCGGCGCGCCAACATTTGCGGGCGCACTATTCCGCGGAGGCCATGGCCCGGCAGTATCTGGCGCTGTATGGGGAGCTCCGGCGCGGCCATGAGTGA
- a CDS encoding glycosyltransferase, giving the protein MSEPVSVLYVIDELLQLGGAERNLVRTLHHLPRDRFRPFVLTFHVNREVEDFRTLPCPVEVYPVYNLYSANTVRYAPRLLRWIRKERIRIVHTFFETSDLWAGGVAKAGSDAVLISSRRDLGIQRNWRLNLMYRLLGGLFDQVQTVSDQVRDYVIAADRMKPADVVTVPNAIDLNSVPKRGAFPELRSRLGIPAGRPLIATVANIRPVKGIDVLVRTAAEVCRQRPDALFVVAGKVIDTAYQAKLDQMAGELGVRENVLFLGQLENPMELLSESEVFHLPSRSEGMSNALLEAMACSLPSVATSVGGNCQLIQEDQTGFLTPPEDPAAAAVRLLDLLDNPARARAFGASAHSLVVERYSVEAVVRLLMHLYDQLLPEPR; this is encoded by the coding sequence ATGAGTGAACCCGTCAGCGTCCTTTATGTCATCGACGAACTGCTGCAACTTGGCGGCGCGGAGCGAAACCTGGTTCGCACGCTGCACCATCTGCCCCGCGATCGCTTCCGTCCGTTCGTCCTGACATTCCACGTGAACCGGGAGGTGGAAGACTTCCGCACGCTGCCCTGCCCCGTGGAGGTCTATCCGGTCTACAACCTGTACAGCGCGAACACGGTGCGCTACGCTCCGCGCCTGCTGCGGTGGATTCGCAAGGAGCGGATTCGCATCGTGCACACGTTCTTTGAAACGTCCGACCTGTGGGCGGGCGGGGTGGCGAAGGCGGGCTCGGATGCCGTGCTGATCTCCAGCCGCCGCGACCTGGGGATTCAAAGAAACTGGCGCCTCAACCTGATGTACCGCCTGCTGGGCGGCCTGTTCGACCAGGTGCAGACCGTCTCCGACCAGGTGCGCGATTACGTCATTGCAGCCGACCGGATGAAGCCCGCCGATGTGGTGACCGTCCCCAACGCCATCGACCTGAACTCGGTTCCGAAACGCGGTGCCTTTCCCGAACTTCGCTCCCGGCTGGGTATTCCGGCCGGCCGGCCGCTGATCGCCACGGTGGCCAACATCCGGCCGGTGAAGGGGATCGACGTTCTGGTGCGGACGGCGGCGGAGGTTTGCCGGCAGCGGCCCGACGCGCTCTTCGTGGTAGCGGGCAAAGTCATCGACACGGCTTATCAGGCCAAACTGGACCAGATGGCGGGAGAGTTGGGCGTGCGGGAGAATGTCCTGTTTCTGGGCCAACTGGAGAATCCGATGGAGTTGCTGTCGGAGAGCGAAGTCTTCCATCTGCCGTCGCGGAGCGAGGGGATGTCGAACGCATTGCTGGAAGCGATGGCGTGTTCCCTGCCGTCGGTGGCCACCAGCGTGGGTGGCAACTGCCAGCTTATCCAGGAGGACCAGACGGGGTTCCTGACACCGCCGGAGGACCCGGCCGCGGCCGCGGTCCGGTTGCTGGATTTGCTCGATAATCCCGCCCGGGCGCGGGCGTTTGGCGCCTCGGCGCACAGCCTCGTGGTGGAGAGATACTCCGTGGAGGCCGTTGTAAGATTGTTAATGCATCTGTATGACCAGTTGCTCCCA
- a CDS encoding glycosyltransferase family 2 protein, producing MIDTALTLVFYGSLALIAYTYFGYPLLVAAIGLFFPKSRRDDGHEPSVSVMIAAYNEEASIEKKVRETLALDYPADKLEVVVVSDGSSDRTNEIMSAFQHPQVRFFAAPRGGKTNAQNHGVERCSGDIVIFSDATSVYKHDAIRQLVAYFADPTVGAVSGICRFFDARGGASPTGLGQMLYGGYEQSIRIFQSRIMTATACSGPIYATRRTLYVPLAGHACSDMVEPMEIVRRGARVVYAPEALASEASTQSAGDEFRMRVRVTTQGIHGLLSAGSMLYFSRGFWVSFQLISHKGLRYLLPLPLALLFISSGLLAFDHTLIRWVFAAQAAFYTMALLGLILPLRHLGKLFNLPLYFCTGNAAVLMSVIEAMRGNQFAVWDTVRK from the coding sequence ATGATCGATACGGCACTCACCCTGGTTTTCTATGGCTCGCTGGCGTTGATCGCCTACACCTACTTCGGCTATCCGCTGCTGGTGGCCGCCATCGGTTTGTTCTTCCCGAAGTCGCGCCGCGACGACGGGCACGAGCCGAGCGTCTCCGTGATGATCGCCGCCTATAACGAAGAGGCGTCCATCGAAAAGAAGGTGCGCGAAACGCTGGCGCTGGACTACCCGGCGGACAAACTGGAAGTGGTGGTGGTGTCGGATGGCTCCAGCGACCGGACCAACGAGATCATGAGCGCATTCCAGCATCCGCAGGTGCGGTTCTTCGCCGCCCCGCGAGGCGGCAAAACGAACGCGCAGAACCATGGCGTGGAGCGATGCAGCGGCGACATCGTCATCTTCAGCGACGCCACGTCGGTATACAAACACGACGCCATCCGCCAGTTGGTGGCCTACTTCGCCGATCCCACGGTGGGCGCGGTGAGCGGCATCTGCCGGTTTTTCGACGCACGCGGCGGCGCATCCCCCACGGGGCTCGGCCAGATGCTGTATGGCGGTTACGAGCAATCGATCCGCATCTTTCAAAGCCGCATCATGACGGCCACGGCGTGCTCGGGGCCCATCTACGCTACGCGCCGCACCCTGTACGTGCCGCTGGCGGGGCATGCCTGCAGCGACATGGTGGAGCCGATGGAGATTGTGCGGCGCGGCGCCCGCGTGGTGTACGCTCCGGAGGCGCTGGCCTCGGAGGCATCCACACAATCGGCCGGCGACGAGTTCCGGATGCGGGTGCGTGTCACCACCCAGGGCATTCACGGCCTGCTGAGCGCGGGCAGCATGCTCTACTTCTCGCGGGGCTTCTGGGTGAGCTTCCAACTGATTTCCCACAAAGGACTGCGCTACCTGCTGCCCTTGCCGCTGGCGCTGCTGTTTATCAGTAGCGGGTTGCTGGCGTTCGATCACACCCTTATTCGCTGGGTCTTCGCCGCCCAGGCTGCGTTTTACACCATGGCGCTGCTGGGTTTGATCCTGCCCCTGCGCCACCTGGGCAAGCTGTTCAACCTGCCGCTCTACTTCTGCACGGGCAATGCGGCCGTACTGATGAGCGTCATCGAAGCGATGCGCGGCAATCAGTTCGCCGTCTGGGACACGGTGCGAAAATGA
- a CDS encoding GNAT family N-acetyltransferase — MASVRPVRESEIDEICAFLSTHMDPAVSRETFRNLFTYPWMTDRPNLGFVLEHEGRIVGFLSAIYADREIAGRTERFCNLSSWFVLPEFRSSSLSLLSAVHRVGDLVFTNLTARPAVQKISLAMRYQLLDTYKLFGFPGAQFWTLFRLPWPSLLFQPEQIAPLLEPAHRQFLQDHLHTACRHLLLRRGDRYCYLVWKRRVKSSVPFCEILFVSNPELLRAHFELVKLVICARGAAPAVAIDERLLGARLPLLYPYRRVTLFKASRAGRMDVDNLYSELALL, encoded by the coding sequence ATGGCGTCAGTGCGGCCTGTCCGTGAATCAGAGATCGACGAGATTTGTGCGTTTCTGTCTACCCACATGGACCCGGCAGTCAGCCGCGAGACCTTCCGCAATCTGTTCACCTATCCCTGGATGACGGACCGTCCAAACCTCGGCTTCGTCCTGGAACATGAGGGGCGGATTGTCGGTTTTCTCAGCGCCATCTACGCCGATCGCGAGATTGCCGGCCGCACCGAACGGTTCTGCAACCTCTCCAGCTGGTTCGTCCTGCCCGAATTCCGCAGCAGCAGCCTCTCCCTCCTGAGCGCCGTGCATCGGGTGGGCGATCTCGTGTTCACCAATCTCACCGCCCGGCCGGCCGTCCAGAAGATCAGCCTTGCCATGCGCTACCAGTTGCTGGATACCTATAAGCTCTTCGGTTTTCCGGGCGCGCAGTTCTGGACCCTGTTTCGCCTGCCCTGGCCGAGCCTGCTCTTTCAGCCCGAGCAGATTGCGCCGCTGCTGGAACCCGCGCACCGGCAGTTTCTCCAGGACCATCTCCATACGGCGTGCCGCCATCTGCTGCTGCGTCGCGGCGATCGCTACTGCTATCTCGTCTGGAAACGGCGCGTGAAATCGTCCGTGCCCTTCTGCGAAATTCTGTTCGTCTCCAATCCGGAGCTTCTGCGGGCGCATTTCGAACTGGTGAAGCTCGTCATCTGCGCCAGGGGCGCCGCACCGGCAGTGGCCATCGACGAACGCCTGCTCGGCGCACGGTTGCCGTTGCTCTATCCTTACCGTCGCGTGACGCTGTTCAAAGCCAGCCGGGCCGGCCGGATGGATGTTGATAACCTGTATTCAGAACTGGCCCTGCTGTGA
- a CDS encoding O-antigen ligase family protein — MRPIVGVMVLALILPLQSGRYRLLEYPLGSRVVLLLLLCSAIGVLLSRDSSIFPPKPMRIIVVALCIVTYLSIWVGPVLLSSVPWPIQTTTLSGHATPFGNWFIYMHLPALFVLVCATVKDKRQMHILLLVMMIGFLWNMKSFYLNTGHRGDDVYMETLRGGVGSDFGGPNGRAAFAMQCTVFLLAIFGSISSWKVRIIVSFLMFAGSYAVLFSYSRGAWLGFLFGALYLAIFRMRWLLVVGLLLAPFVGILLPTSVIQRATMTYDDGQLDYSSGDRIEIWKHALKTTATDPILGVGFDCYRYYRSGEELLDTHNMYVKALVETGVIGLSCLIILFVSAFRLGHRLASTAKDPFFKALGAGFAAYMVSVIVTNIFGDRWTYLDLSAYTWILLGLVVQATLWTNATPVAAPVVNVATPIPLGTGVARPA; from the coding sequence ATGCGCCCCATTGTCGGAGTCATGGTCCTGGCCCTCATCCTCCCTCTCCAGAGCGGGCGCTACCGGTTGCTGGAATATCCCCTGGGCAGCCGCGTCGTACTACTGCTATTGCTGTGTTCCGCGATCGGTGTCCTGTTAAGCCGCGACTCCTCAATCTTCCCGCCAAAGCCCATGCGCATCATCGTGGTTGCGCTTTGCATCGTCACCTATTTGTCTATTTGGGTCGGCCCGGTGCTCTTATCCTCCGTGCCCTGGCCCATCCAGACCACCACCCTGTCCGGCCACGCCACCCCCTTCGGCAACTGGTTCATCTACATGCACCTGCCGGCCCTATTCGTACTGGTCTGCGCCACAGTGAAGGACAAGCGCCAGATGCATATTCTGCTGCTGGTGATGATGATCGGCTTTCTTTGGAATATGAAGTCCTTCTACCTCAACACGGGCCATCGTGGTGACGACGTGTACATGGAAACGCTGCGTGGAGGCGTCGGATCTGACTTTGGCGGTCCCAACGGGCGAGCCGCCTTCGCCATGCAATGCACGGTCTTTCTGTTGGCCATCTTCGGTAGCATCTCCTCCTGGAAAGTCCGCATAATTGTGTCGTTTCTGATGTTCGCCGGCTCTTATGCGGTTCTCTTCTCCTATTCGCGCGGCGCGTGGCTCGGCTTTCTGTTTGGGGCTCTCTACCTGGCTATATTCCGCATGCGCTGGCTGCTGGTCGTCGGCTTGTTGCTGGCGCCCTTTGTCGGCATACTCCTGCCCACTTCCGTCATTCAACGCGCGACCATGACATACGACGATGGCCAGTTGGACTACTCCAGCGGCGATCGTATCGAGATCTGGAAGCACGCTCTCAAAACCACGGCGACCGACCCGATTCTCGGCGTTGGCTTCGATTGCTACCGGTATTACCGTTCAGGCGAGGAACTGCTCGATACGCACAATATGTACGTCAAGGCGCTAGTGGAAACCGGCGTCATTGGCCTGAGCTGCCTCATCATACTGTTCGTGTCGGCCTTCCGGTTGGGGCACCGTCTTGCCAGCACGGCCAAGGATCCCTTCTTCAAGGCCCTGGGGGCAGGGTTTGCCGCCTACATGGTTTCCGTGATAGTCACCAATATTTTCGGTGACCGCTGGACCTACCTCGATCTCAGCGCGTATACCTGGATTCTCCTCGGGCTCGTGGTGCAGGCCACACTCTGGACCAATGCCACGCCCGTTGCGGCTCCGGTGGTGAACGTGGCGACGCCAATACCGTTGGGTACTGGCGTCGCCCGCCCGGCCTAG
- a CDS encoding serine O-acetyltransferase encodes MFSTFRQDVEQKFPPPLTLRTCIVAFFEMSVWAVGIFRFGKWVDRLRFRPARKALLVVYFFLYKISEALSGIRISIYSEIGPGLIVHNFGGVIIHGRLGRNCVIVQGAQLIARADGKDSGWPTLGDNVYVGSGAKVLGGIRIGDNVRIGANAVVMTDVPDGAVVMPPESRVIRGFYRKKTPKAAPDAGGGAQE; translated from the coding sequence ATGTTTTCCACGTTTCGCCAGGATGTAGAGCAGAAGTTCCCTCCTCCCCTGACCTTACGCACCTGTATCGTCGCGTTTTTCGAGATGTCGGTCTGGGCGGTGGGCATCTTCCGGTTTGGCAAGTGGGTTGACCGGTTGCGATTCCGGCCGGCGCGCAAAGCGCTGCTGGTGGTGTATTTCTTCCTCTACAAGATCTCTGAGGCGCTGAGCGGCATCCGGATCTCGATCTACTCCGAGATTGGACCCGGGCTGATCGTGCACAACTTCGGCGGCGTGATCATCCATGGCCGCCTGGGCAGAAACTGCGTGATCGTGCAGGGTGCGCAGTTGATTGCGCGGGCGGACGGGAAGGATTCCGGCTGGCCGACCCTGGGCGACAACGTGTATGTGGGGTCCGGGGCGAAAGTGCTGGGCGGAATTCGCATTGGCGATAACGTACGGATTGGCGCCAACGCGGTGGTGATGACGGATGTGCCGGATGGAGCCGTGGTGATGCCGCCGGAGAGCCGGGTGATCCGGGGGTTCTACCGCAAAAAGACACCGAAGGCGGCGCCGGACGCTGGCGGCGGCGCGCAGGAGTAA